In Acidimicrobiales bacterium, the sequence GTTCTCGTTGTATTCGACCGTGATGTGGTCGCCCGAGACTTCGGTGACCGTGCCCTTGCCTTCGGCCATGAGCACGTCGCCGGCGTCCTGCGCGGCGCGGGCTTCGACGCCGGTGCCGATGTAGGGCGCTTCGGGGCGCACGAGCGGGACGGCCTGCTTCTGCATGTTGGCGCCCATCAGGGCGCGGTTGGCGTCGTCGTGCTCGATGAAGGGGATGAGCGCCGTCGAGATCGACACGATCTGCTTCGGCGACACGTCCATGAGGTCGACTTCGGACGGCGGCACGAAGTCGACTTCCGACGTCGAGCCGTAGCTGGTGCTGCTGGCGCCCACGATGACGCCGGCGCCCTGCGGGCCGCGGCGCACGAGGACGCGCTCGTCGAGGAAGTTGCCCTTGGCGTCGAGCGGCGTGTTCGCCTGCGCGATGACGTGCTCTTCTTCCTCGTCAGCGGCGAGGTAGCGGATCTCGTCGGTGACCTTGCCGTTGGCGACGACGCGGTAGGGCGTCTCGATGAAGCCGTAGTCGTTCACCTTGGCGTAGGACGCCAGGGCGCCGATGAGGCCGATGTTCGGGCCTTCGGGCGTCTCGATCGGGCACATGCGGCCGTAGTGCGAGCTGTGCACGTCTCGCACTTCGAAGCCCGCACGCTCGCGGGACAGACCGCCGGGGCCCAGGGCCGAGAGGCGGCGCTTGTGGGCGAGGCCCGACAGCGGGTTGACCTGGTCCATGAACTGCGACAGCTGCGAAGTCCCGAAGAACTCCTTGATGGCGGCCACGACCGGGCGGATGTTGATCAGCGTCTGGGGCGTGATGGCCTCGACGTCCTGGGTCGTCATGCGCTCACGCACGACGCGCTCCATGCGGGACAGACCGACGCGCACCTGGTTCTGAATCAGCTCGCCGACGCTGCGCACGCGGCGGTTGGCGAAGTGGTCCTGGTCGTCGAGGCGGTAGCCCGTCTCGCCGTTGGCGAGGTGCAGCATGTAGCTGGCGGCCGCCAGGATCTCCGACGAGCTGAGCACGCCCTGGCCCTCTTCGGGACGCTCGAGGTCGACGCCGAGGATCTCCTCGATGACGTCGATCTCGTGGCGCAGCTTGCGGTCGAGCTTGTAGCGCCCGACGCGAGTGAGGTCGTAGCGCTTGTTGTTGAAGAAGGCGTTCTCGAAGTAGGCGCGGGCCGACTCCACCGAGGGCGGTTCGCCCGGGCGGGCACGCTTGTAGATCTCGAGGAGGGCGTCGTCGCGGGTGGGCGCGATGTCGCGCTCTTTCTCCCACTGGCCGGCCAGGAAGTCGAAGTGGTGCACGAAGCGCTCGATGACGGCGTCGTCCTCGTAGCCGAGGGCACGCATGAGCACGAAGATCGACAGGCGGCGCTTGCGGGCGACGCGGGTGCCGGCGGTGATGTCCTTGCCCGGCTTGGCCTCGACGTCGAACTCGATCCACTCACCGCGGTAGGGGTGGATCGTGCCGGTGACGATCGTCTTGGCGTCGCGGCCCGGCTGGAAGATCACGCCGGGGCTGCGCACGAGCTGGCTCACGACGACGCGCTCGGTGCCGTTGATGATGAAGGTGCCCTTGTCCGTCATCATCGGGAAGTCGCCCATGAAGACGGTCTGTTCCTTGATTTCACCGGTCTGGGCGTTCATGAACCGGGCGCGCACGAAGATCGGCGCCGCGTAGGTCATGTCCTTCTCTTTGCACTCCTCCACCGTGAACTTGGGCGGCGGGCGCAGGTCGATGTCGTTCGGGTCGAACTCGAGCTCCAGGCTGAGCTGACCGGTGAAGTCCTCGATCGGGCTCAGATCCCGGAAGGTCTGCTGGAGCCCCTCGTTGATGAACCGGGTGAAGCTGTCGCGCTGGACCGAGATCAGGTCAGGTAGCGGCAGTACGTCCGCAACGTTCGCGAACGAATAACGGGTGGGCGTGACGGGACGAGCCGACAAGACCTACTCCTCAGGAGAATGGGCGCGCGTCGAAACAAGGGCAACTGCGACGACGGGCGAGGGGGCGTGCACGGAACTAGCGATTATACGCGGTTCTGCACGCGGAAATCAACCCCCTACGGGGGTCCGTTTCACTTGGCGACAAGGTAAAGGAGCGACCCCGATCGGTCAAGCATTTCTGCCCTCCCGCGCGCTCCGCCAGCCCGGCGCCAGACTTCCCGCATGACCGTGGGGGGCGACGTCGAGGAGAGCCTGGTATGGCGCGGGCCGTTCCGGTCGCTGCCGCGGGACCTCAGCACCGCGTCGCTCCGCTCTCTGATCACCGCCATCGCCTGGTTGATCGGCATCGGCGTCGTGGCCGTCCTGCCCGACGTGCTGGGGCTGACGTCGCTGCACGGTCGGCAACGCCTCGGCATGCGCGTCGCCTTCCTCATCGCCGCGACACTTACCGCCGGACTCTTCGCCGTGGCGCGGGCCTCGACGCGCCGGCTGGAGGTCGCGTTCCCAGCGCTGGCGGCGGCGCTGTTCCTGATCGGTCCGGTGCTCGTGAACCTGGCCGTGGTGCTTGTCGGGGCCAACTTCGGCGGGGTCACGGTGTTCTTCGTCGAACTGCTGCTCATTGCGTTTCTGGTTCTGCGTCGATCCTGGGCGATTGCCGTGACGGTCTTCACACTGGCGCTCTACGTCGTGGCCCTGGCCGCGCTCGACAAGCCGCCTTCACCGCAGCTGCAGTTCATCAACGTGCTGGCGGCGGCCGTCGCCACCGGGGTGCTGATGGGCGCGTTCACCAACCGGCTCGACGACACCCGCCGCGAGCTGGCGTTCATGAACGCCCACCTCGAAGACCGAGTCGAGGAGCAGGTCCGCGAGCTCGAGCGGACGGGGCGGCTCCGGCGCTTCCTGTCTCCGCAGGTGGCCGAAGTCGTCACCTCCGAGGGCGCTGAGGCCTTGTTGGCGCCTCATCGCGCCGAAATTGCGGTGATCTTCGTGGACCTGCGCGGATTCAGCGCGTTCGCCAACGCCGCCACCGCCGCGCGCGTCATGGAGGTGCTCCACAGTTATTACGACGCCGTCGGTCGCGTGCTCGACGCCCACGGCGCCACGATCGGCGGCTTCGACGGCGACGGCGTGTTCGCCTACCTCGGCGACCCCGTGGCGCATCCCGACGCCGCGTCCGCCGCGGTGCGCATCGCCGGCGAAGTCGCCCGCAGCCTCGACGACCGCACCGCCGAGTGGTCGCGGAGCGGTCAGACCATCGGCTACGGGATCGGCCTCGCCTTCGGCCAGGCGACCCTGGGCAGCGTCGGCTTCGCCGGCCGCTCCGACTACACGCCGGTAGGCCCGGTCGTGAACCTCGCGTCGAGACTGTGCGCCGACGCGCAGCATCGCGAGATCGTGATCGACGACGCCATGCGCACCGCGGCGCGACTCGCGGAGGCGGAGGTCGCGCCGCGCCGCGACGTGGATCTGAAGGGCTTCGGCATCACGCGCACGTACGCCGTTGTGCATTGAAACGCGACGAAGCGGGGGCCGGAGCCCCCGCTTCGCACAGAACTGCGGGAGTTACTTGACTTCGACGGTGGCGCCGGCGCCTTCGAGCTGGGCCTTGGCGGCCTCGGCGGCCTCCTTGTTGACCTTCTCGAGAACGGGCTTGGGAGCCGAGTCGACCAGATCCTTGGCTTCCTTCAGACCGAGGCTCGTGAGCGCACGGACTTCCTTGATGACCTGGATCTTCTGCGCACCGGCACCGGTGAGGATGACGTCGAACTCGTCCTTCTCCTCCTCCGCGGCCGCGGCTTCGCCGCCGCCACCGCCGGCCGGAGCCGCGGCCACGGCGACAGGCGCCGCAGCGGTGACGCCGAACTTCTCTTCGAACTCCTTCAGGAGCTCGCTGAGCTCCAGAACCGTCATGTTGGCAATTGCGTCGAGGATTTCTTCCTTGGTGGCCATTGGGCTACTCACTTTCGGTTTCGGTGGTGGCCACTTCTGTGACCTCTTCGATTAGCGGTGCTGCATCGTCGGCAGCGATTTCGGACGGCGCTTCGTCGACCGCAGGGGCTTCGGCGGCGGGTGCTTCGGCGGGGGCCTCCGGGGCACCGCCCTGCTTGTCGATCAGCGCCTTGAGGCCGTAGGCCAGGTTGCGGGGCAGCGCCTGGAGCAGGCCGGCGAATTGCACCATCGGTGCCGCCATGCCGCCGGCGAGGCGGGCGAGCAGCACTTCACGCGGAGCAACGTCGGCGAGCGCGGCGGTGTCCTTGGCGTCGAGCACCTTCTCGCCGAGCAGGCCGCCCTTGACGACCAGCTTCGGGTTGGTGCGGGCGAAGTCGCGCAGCGCCTTGGCCACGGTGACCGCATCGCCCTTGACGAACGCGATGGCGGTCGGGCCTTCGAGCATGGCGTCGAGATCGATGCCGAGATCACGGGCCGCAAACCGGACCAGCGTGTTCTTGTAGACCTTGTACTCAGCGCCGGCCGGGCGAAGCGAGCGGCGAAGATTCGAGATCTCGGTGACGCTCAGGCCGCGGTATTCGGTGAGGATCGCAGCATCGGCGTCGTTGAAGTGCTCGCGCACTTCGTCGACGACGGCGACCTTCTCGGAACGGGGTTCTCCTGTCCTCATTGCACCTCCTTTACGAAAACAAATAGGGCGTCGCAGACAGGTGCGAACGCCCTAGGAGTTAGGAGGTTCACCTCGGCTGGCGGGCTTGCACCCATTACCCGTCGGAACGGACCGGCTGTCTGCGGCGAAGTGGATTCAGTTGTTCAGAGCCGAAGAAGGATAGCGGCTCCCCGCCGCCCACACCACATCCTGGGACAATGGCGGGGTGGGGCGGCCCCGACCAGCCATCGTCGTCGCGTTGGGGTTGCTGTGCGCGTGCCAGCAACACCAGGGCTTCTCCGAGCAGCCGGTGACGACCACCTCCGCGCTGTCGACCACCACGACGGCGTCGACCACGTCCACGACCGTCCCGCTCCCGGCGACGCCGACGTGGCGGCTGATGGCGGCAGGTGACGTGCTGCTCGACGACACCGAAGCCGCGGGCATCGACGCCTTCGCCCACGTCTCGCCCCCGCTGGCCGACGCCGATCTCGCCATCGTCAACCTCGAGACGGCCGTCGCCAGCGCCGGTACAGGGTCGGCCCAGGACAAGAGCTACGTGTTCCGCACGCCGCTGTCGGCGGCCGGAACGCTGGCGCGGGCGGGCGTCGACGTCGTCAACGTGGCCAACAACCACTCGCTCGATTTCGGGCCCGCCGCCTTCGTCGAGGGCCTCGACGCGCTGCGTGGTGCCGGCGTCACGCCCGTGGGTGGCGGCCACGACGCCGACGAGGCGAGTGCCCCGGTGCTGCGCACCATCGGCGGCGTGCGCGTCGCCGTGCTGGGTGCGTCGCGCGTCATCGCCGACTCGGGGTGGATCGCCGGGCCCGGCCATCCCGGCGTGGCATCGGCTTACGACCAGCGCACGCTGGTCAAACGCGTACAACGAGCCAAGGCCGAGGCCGACGTCGTCATCGTCGTGGTCCACTGGGGCGTCGAGCTCGCGCCCTGCCCGGACGCCACGATCGTCGGGCTCGCCAAGGCGTTGCGCGCCGCCGGCGCCACCGTCGTGCTCGGCTCGCACCCGCACGTCCTCCAGCCGATCGTGCAGGACGCCACCGGGCTCGTCGCCTACTCGCTCGGCAACTTCGTGTTCCACCACCGCACGGGCGCCGCCGGCGACACGGCCGTGCTCGACCTGGGTTTCGACGGGGCGCGGCTCGTAAGCGTCACCACGCACCCGCACCTGCTCGCCAGCGGGCCGCCCCGGCCGGCGGACGCAACTGCGTCGGCGCGGATCCGCGCCGAGTTGAACCCGGCGCGCTGCCCGAACGTCGGCTAACCCGCCCGAGCGCGGGCGCGTTAGGCGCCGGCGACGGGACTACCGGCGAGGTCTTCGTCGGTGATCCGCAGGCGGTTGGTGTCGACGCGGACGCCGGGGCCCATGGTCGAAGACACCGTGACCGAGCGGATGTACTTGCCCTTGGCCGAGGCCGGCTTGGCGCGCTGGATCTCGTCCACCACGGCGCGGAAGTTCTCGAGCAGCGCCTTGGCGTCGAAGCTTGCCTTGCCGATCGGGACGTGGATGTTGCCGACCTTGTCGGTGCGGTACTCGACCTTGCCGCCCTTGAACTCGCCGACGGTCTTGCCGACGTCGGTGGTCACCGTGCCGGTCTTGGGGTTCGGCATGAGCTTGCGCGGGCCGAGCACGCGTGCGGCCTTGCCGACCTGACCCATGAGGTCGGGCGTGGCGATGGCGACGTCGAAGTCGACGAATCCGCCGAGCACGCGCTCGACGAGGTCGTCGGCGCCCACGATGTCGGCACCGGCCTGACGGGCCTCTTCGGCCGCGGGACCGGCGGCGAACACGGCGACGCGCACGGCCTTGCCGGTGCCACCGGGCAGGCTGACGGTGCCGCGCACGATCTGATCGGCTTTGCGGGGGTCGACACCGAGGCGCAGCGCCAACTCGACGGTCTCGTCGAACTTGGCCTTCGCCCCGGACTTCACGTGACCCATGGCTTCGAGCGGCGAGTACACCTCGTCGCGGTTGAAGCCCTTCAGGGCGTTCTCGTAGTTCTTGCCTCGTTCCGGCATCGCTGCCTCCCTCTTTCTGGTCGCCCCGCCCTGGTGAGGTAATCCAGGCTGCGGGTTTGGCTGCGGGTTTGGCTGCGACCGATCCGGCTCAGCCGGTCGGTCGCTTTGGACTGCGCGGCGAAGCCGCACAATTGAGCTCGGCCGGCGTCAGCCGGCCGAAGGCGCTACTTGACTTCGATGCCCATCGAGCGGGCGGTGCCGGCGATCTGGAGCACGGCGGCTTCGAGGTCGTTGGCGTTGAGGTCGGGCATCTTGGTCTTGGCGATCTCTTCGGCCTGCGCCCGCGTGATCGAACCG encodes:
- the rplA gene encoding 50S ribosomal protein L1 — its product is MPERGKNYENALKGFNRDEVYSPLEAMGHVKSGAKAKFDETVELALRLGVDPRKADQIVRGTVSLPGGTGKAVRVAVFAAGPAAEEARQAGADIVGADDLVERVLGGFVDFDVAIATPDLMGQVGKAARVLGPRKLMPNPKTGTVTTDVGKTVGEFKGGKVEYRTDKVGNIHVPIGKASFDAKALLENFRAVVDEIQRAKPASAKGKYIRSVTVSSTMGPGVRVDTNRLRITDEDLAGSPVAGA
- the rplL gene encoding 50S ribosomal protein L7/L12 codes for the protein MATKEEILDAIANMTVLELSELLKEFEEKFGVTAAAPVAVAAAPAGGGGGEAAAAEEEKDEFDVILTGAGAQKIQVIKEVRALTSLGLKEAKDLVDSAPKPVLEKVNKEAAEAAKAQLEGAGATVEVK
- the rplJ gene encoding 50S ribosomal protein L10, which codes for MRTGEPRSEKVAVVDEVREHFNDADAAILTEYRGLSVTEISNLRRSLRPAGAEYKVYKNTLVRFAARDLGIDLDAMLEGPTAIAFVKGDAVTVAKALRDFARTNPKLVVKGGLLGEKVLDAKDTAALADVAPREVLLARLAGGMAAPMVQFAGLLQALPRNLAYGLKALIDKQGGAPEAPAEAPAAEAPAVDEAPSEIAADDAAPLIEEVTEVATTETESE
- a CDS encoding adenylate/guanylate cyclase domain-containing protein, coding for MTVGGDVEESLVWRGPFRSLPRDLSTASLRSLITAIAWLIGIGVVAVLPDVLGLTSLHGRQRLGMRVAFLIAATLTAGLFAVARASTRRLEVAFPALAAALFLIGPVLVNLAVVLVGANFGGVTVFFVELLLIAFLVLRRSWAIAVTVFTLALYVVALAALDKPPSPQLQFINVLAAAVATGVLMGAFTNRLDDTRRELAFMNAHLEDRVEEQVRELERTGRLRRFLSPQVAEVVTSEGAEALLAPHRAEIAVIFVDLRGFSAFANAATAARVMEVLHSYYDAVGRVLDAHGATIGGFDGDGVFAYLGDPVAHPDAASAAVRIAGEVARSLDDRTAEWSRSGQTIGYGIGLAFGQATLGSVGFAGRSDYTPVGPVVNLASRLCADAQHREIVIDDAMRTAARLAEAEVAPRRDVDLKGFGITRTYAVVH
- a CDS encoding CapA family protein codes for the protein MGRPRPAIVVALGLLCACQQHQGFSEQPVTTTSALSTTTTASTTSTTVPLPATPTWRLMAAGDVLLDDTEAAGIDAFAHVSPPLADADLAIVNLETAVASAGTGSAQDKSYVFRTPLSAAGTLARAGVDVVNVANNHSLDFGPAAFVEGLDALRGAGVTPVGGGHDADEASAPVLRTIGGVRVAVLGASRVIADSGWIAGPGHPGVASAYDQRTLVKRVQRAKAEADVVIVVVHWGVELAPCPDATIVGLAKALRAAGATVVLGSHPHVLQPIVQDATGLVAYSLGNFVFHHRTGAAGDTAVLDLGFDGARLVSVTTHPHLLASGPPRPADATASARIRAELNPARCPNVG
- a CDS encoding DNA-directed RNA polymerase subunit beta; translation: MSARPVTPTRYSFANVADVLPLPDLISVQRDSFTRFINEGLQQTFRDLSPIEDFTGQLSLELEFDPNDIDLRPPPKFTVEECKEKDMTYAAPIFVRARFMNAQTGEIKEQTVFMGDFPMMTDKGTFIINGTERVVVSQLVRSPGVIFQPGRDAKTIVTGTIHPYRGEWIEFDVEAKPGKDITAGTRVARKRRLSIFVLMRALGYEDDAVIERFVHHFDFLAGQWEKERDIAPTRDDALLEIYKRARPGEPPSVESARAYFENAFFNNKRYDLTRVGRYKLDRKLRHEIDVIEEILGVDLERPEEGQGVLSSSEILAAASYMLHLANGETGYRLDDQDHFANRRVRSVGELIQNQVRVGLSRMERVVRERMTTQDVEAITPQTLINIRPVVAAIKEFFGTSQLSQFMDQVNPLSGLAHKRRLSALGPGGLSRERAGFEVRDVHSSHYGRMCPIETPEGPNIGLIGALASYAKVNDYGFIETPYRVVANGKVTDEIRYLAADEEEEHVIAQANTPLDAKGNFLDERVLVRRGPQGAGVIVGASSTSYGSTSEVDFVPPSEVDLMDVSPKQIVSISTALIPFIEHDDANRALMGANMQKQAVPLVRPEAPYIGTGVEARAAQDAGDVLMAEGKGTVTEVSGDHITVEYNENQKDHNGHQLGRRVYRLQKFQRSNQNTAINQRVLTEEGAKVDKGDLLADGPSTHNGELALGKNLLVAFMPWEGYNYEDAIILNERLVRDDVLTSIHIEEHEVDARDTKLGAEEITRDIPNLSEEILKDLDERGIIRVGAEVEPGDVLVGKVTPKGETELTPEERLLRAIFGEKAREVRDTSLKVPHGETGKVIDVRVFSRDDQHELPPGVNMIVRIYVAQKRKISEGDKLAGRHGNKGVISKILPEEDMPFMADGTPVDIILNPLGVPSRMNVGQVLESALGYAARWGWTDPKSKDKVGTPTRSPRKTRPRTEPAVWVSTPVFDGAHWDETDHAGNHPTMQTIFDHLNPDGIDDTHQMQNTGKVTLYNGRTGEPYDTAISVGYVYILKLAHLVDDKIHARSTGPYSMITQQPLGGKAQFGGQRFGEMEVWALEAYGAAYALQELLTIKSDDVLGRVRVYEAIVKGENIPDPGIPESFKVLIKEMQSLCINVDVMSKLGGEIEMRDIDDDYRSDLDIDISRPERGSDEEDARRARERAGF